Part of the Pseudoalteromonas sp. Scap06 genome is shown below.
TGTTTTCAGCTTGCGGGCCTTTTTGACCTTGAGTTACGCTAAACTGTACTTTTTGGCCTTCAGCTAAAGTTTTGAAACCGTCGCCTGAAATTGCACTGAAATGTGCGAAAACGTCTGGGCCAGACTCTTGCTCAATAAAACCAAAACCTTTAGCTTCGTTGAAAAATTTTACAGTACCAGTAGTTGTATTAGACATAATAATATCCTAAAAAAATAAATAAAAAATTGCCTTAAAATAGGCGTTTAACAGGAAGAAAACAAACATTTAACTTGAGGATATCGCGAAGGATTATTACTAATAACAACGTGGTACTTACAAATAAACTGGGCTTTCTATCAACCCGATGGCAAGCAGAATAACAGCAATACAGTTTATAACAAGCTTTATTTATACTTTATTTTTATATACAACTGTAAAGCCTCTCATAATAGGCTTTACAGCGTCCTCGGCTTAACTTTTTAAACTTCGTGTTAAAACGTAACCTGTTAAAAGTGCAAATTACGCGCTCTTACAATATCTTTCATTACAATGGTTGAGGTTAAACGTTGTACACCTGGTAGGGCTGATAGCTTGTCATCGTAGAGTTGCTGAAACGCGGCTAAATCTTTAGTAACGACATGTAACAGGTAATCAGGTGTACCGAATAGCCGCTGAGCATTGGTGATCTGAGGAATAGCATCCACTGCTTGCTCTAATTTGCTTAACGACACTTTATCGCCCTCTTTAATAGTAATAAATACTAACGCAGAAAAGTTTAAACCCACTTTCTCAGGTGATATTTCGGTGCGGTAACCCACAATTGCTTTGCTTTTCTCAAGCTCTTTAACACGGCGGTGACAGGGCGACACGCTTAGCCCAACACGATCAGCCAATTCAGAGAGGGTAAGTCTGCCATCGACTTGTAATTCAGCAAGAATTTTCCTATCCATGGTATCCATAGTTAATTATTTCCTAAAATGAACGCTTATATTAGTAAAATACAGTAACTTTTACTCATCAGAAAGAAATAAAATAGTTACTCACTTATTTTAGGTTATAGCGCTATGGATATTAATATTATTTTTTCTTTTTGGCTGGTATCAATTTTGTTTGTTCTCACCCCTGGTGCAGATTGGGCTTATACAATTAGCGCAGGAATAGCAGGCGATAAAATTGTTCCTGCGGTGTCAGGGTTAATACTTGGGCATTTAATGGCCAGTTTAATTGTGGTGGTAGGGTTAGGTGCGCTATTAGCATCGCATGCTATTTTTATAAAGCTGTTAACCTTGTTCGGCGCTTTATACATAATTTGGATTGCCGTATCACTATACCGATTTCCTCCCATGCCTGCAGCCTATAACGATGGCCAACAACACACCTCAGACACGCCTATAAAGTGGATGAGAAAGGGCTTTATCATTAGTGGTTTAAACCCTAAAGTAATGCTGTTATTTTTAGCCTTGTTACCACAGTTTGTGTTGCCAACTTTATCGTTTTCTATCACTGAACAATTGCTGGTACTGAGTGTAATTCATTTAGTAGGCTGTGCGTTGGTGTATTGGTTAATAGGGATAAGTGCCAGAAAAATCCTTAGTAACAATCCCGCATTGTCGCTTAAGTTTGGGCGTGCATCGGCATGTGTACTGTTTATTTTGGGCTCACTAATGCTAGTTGATAGCGCACAAAAACTAACTCACGTCGTGTAACAGTAGCAAAAAAGAAAGTGGCTTATCTTAGCTGAGCCACTAATTCACTCAAACGGGCAATTTTAATATTACTCAGCTGCCTATAATCAAAATAGGGGCACACAATAATATTCTGGCTTTTATCTATAGCAAACTCATCATCAAGCCAATCAAATTGGGCGTTTAATTTACCTTGTTGTATTAAGTTTTTAGCGTGAGTTCGCCCAGCAATAATGTGCAACTGGTTTTTATGCTCAGTGAGCACAGGCGCACTAAAGAGTAATGCAGTCCCGCTATGCTGCTGTAACAACAGCTCATCTCGATATGCTTGCCAGCTCACTGCTTGTTTAGCAAATGAGTAATACTCGCTTGGCAGCGCAAATAACACTTTAGCGTACACATTAAAGACTTTTCGCCAGCCATTGCCACAGTGCTGATTTATACTGTTTATTTGCCCACTAACCACAGGCTCTAGCTGCTCTAGTGTTTCAAAGTAGGGCATAGGGGGCGCTTTTGCGACATACACAGCAACTCTAAATGAGTCATCACCTAACCCTATTAACTGGCTGCTCACCTTAACTACTCTTATTTTGCGCTAAAATACGGTCAAGGTTGTTAGCAAAGTTTTGTCTGTCACTTTGGCTTAACGGAGGCGGCCCACCACTCATTTCTACGCCGCTTGAGCGCATAGTATCCATAAAGTCGCGTACATTTAGTAAGGAGCGAATGTTTTCAGTGGTGTAAAGCTCACCGCGCGGATTAAGCGCTTGGCCGCCGTTATCAATCACTTCGCTAGCTAGCGGAATATCTCCAGTGATCACTAAATCACCCTTTTCAACTCGTTTAACTATTTCATCATCAGCCACATCAAAGCCTGATGACACTTGCAGTCGGCTAATAAATTTTGATGGTGGAATGCGCATGGCATGATTTGCAACCAGTATTGTTTCTGTATGCGTACGCTCTGCAGCTCTAAATAAAATTTCTTTTATTACCACCGGACAAGCGTCAGCATCAAC
Proteins encoded:
- a CDS encoding LysE family translocator translates to MDINIIFSFWLVSILFVLTPGADWAYTISAGIAGDKIVPAVSGLILGHLMASLIVVVGLGALLASHAIFIKLLTLFGALYIIWIAVSLYRFPPMPAAYNDGQQHTSDTPIKWMRKGFIISGLNPKVMLLFLALLPQFVLPTLSFSITEQLLVLSVIHLVGCALVYWLIGISARKILSNNPALSLKFGRASACVLFILGSLMLVDSAQKLTHVV
- a CDS encoding cold-shock protein; this translates as MSNTTTGTVKFFNEAKGFGFIEQESGPDVFAHFSAISGDGFKTLAEGQKVQFSVTQGQKGPQAENIVCI
- a CDS encoding Lrp/AsnC family transcriptional regulator; amino-acid sequence: MDRKILAELQVDGRLTLSELADRVGLSVSPCHRRVKELEKSKAIVGYRTEISPEKVGLNFSALVFITIKEGDKVSLSKLEQAVDAIPQITNAQRLFGTPDYLLHVVTKDLAAFQQLYDDKLSALPGVQRLTSTIVMKDIVRARNLHF
- a CDS encoding YaiI/YqxD family protein encodes the protein MKIWVDADACPVVIKEILFRAAERTHTETILVANHAMRIPPSKFISRLQVSSGFDVADDEIVKRVEKGDLVITGDIPLASEVIDNGGQALNPRGELYTTENIRSLLNVRDFMDTMRSSGVEMSGGPPPLSQSDRQNFANNLDRILAQNKSS